Sequence from the Cucumis sativus cultivar 9930 chromosome 1, Cucumber_9930_V3, whole genome shotgun sequence genome:
tttttatttttgttattttcgaTAAGAATGGTTTTCTTTAGCTATACATCACAgttcctattttttcttttgggctGGGCCCTAATCGCGATGGGCCTGTATGAGCGGGGCAAAAACGGGTAAACCCAAAACCTGATGGAGTCCGAAATCAACCCGAAGAAAACCCCCGCACCATAATCATCTTGCTTCGCAAGAAAGGGTCTGCTTAAAGCTTACTGAACAACGCTGTTGTtgctgcttcttcttcttcttcctataCTGCTTCAGGCAAGTAGATCTCTCTCTTCCTTCCACAGACTCTCCTGCTTTTTCTCTATTCGAATTTATTGGAAATTTggcgtttttgtttttgttctgaTTTCTCAAGTGTTTGTGCAGAATCTACCAGGTTTCTTCATTTCAATTGCAAAAATGTTTCTGACCAGGTGATCCACTGCATTCTATTCTCTTCGATGCCACTTTCattctctctttatttttgttcttgtttccGTTGTTTGATTTTGCGGTTTCTCATTTTGTGGTTCTGTGCTGGGTTTTTTCAGGACCGAGTATGATAGGGGTGTCAATACCTTCTCTCCTGAAGGTCGATTGTTCCAGGTTGAGTACGCGATTGAGGCTATTAAggtagtttttttgttttccttctctttcgcTCTCTCATTTCGGGGTTTTCTTCCATAAAAATTCTTGGAGAAGTTTGTGAGATTCGAAGAAGGGTAGGGAAGTTGAGTGGCAGAACCTTTTACATGATCTTTTTTGGGTCCATTTTATTGAATCTGCTGATTTCCTTCCTTAAATTTTTTGCAGCTGGGTTCGACGGCTATTGGTTTGAAAACAAAGGAAGGCGTTGTGCTTGCCGTTGAGAAACGTATTACATCTCCACTACTGGTCTGCCCCATTTCcttggatttttcttaatttcgttgttatttgttttcaagtgcctatattattattatattcagCTTCAACGAGGGGTCTTGCACTAGCAGCCTACGTAGAAATTCTAATAGATATGCAAGCTATATTAGTTTATATGCAAGCACAACTTGAATATCTTGTTGTCAACCTTAAAACTGAAACTTCTACTTTGATTTTAGTAAAAGTTAGTCATTGACCCATTTTCTCGTCTGTTTGGATTTCAAGGCTGCCTTTATTGTCTTCAATTGTGATATTGGAGCTTAGGCACtattttgttctatatattcattttcgGAACTTTTATTTAGGAACCAAGTAGCGTGGAAAAAATCATGGAAATTGATGAGCATATTGGATGTGCAATGAGTGGATTAATTGCTGATGCTCACACACTTGTTGAACATGCTCGAGTTGAGACCCAGGTGCTGTTGATGCTCTTTCTTTGCATCTATAGTCGATATCTTTTAAAGACAAGctattgaattttgaacttCATGTTCTGCAGAACCATCGGTTCTCATATGGTGAACCAATGACTGTGGAGTCTACAACACAAGCTCTTTGTGATCTAGCCCTAAGATTCGGCGAAGGCGATGAGGAGTCCATGGTTATTATCACAACCTTTTTCTACTCAGTTTACTCTCTTTTCTCACTTCCTGTTAAATTAATCTAAACTGGCTTTAAAGTGGCAATGACTTGGCACCATTTATTTCATTACCTAGCGTCCATTCAAAGTATAACCTTCATATCTATTATATGATTAGGGACTTATATCGTGCTTAATATTTACAGAGGTACATGGTTTTTTGGATAACCAACTTTCTAATGCTATCCTGTACCTGTGAAAAGTAGGAGCCTGTAGTCCCCGTTACCATATTCCGTATTTGAAAGAATTAGATCCCTTGTGTTTTTCTTATGATGAAAAAGGATACATGGTGTTATTATTTCACTTGCTAataaaagacttttttttctctgtaCAGTCTCGACCATTCGGAGTAGCTCTTCTTATTGCTGGGCATGATGAGAAGGGGCCAAGCTTGTAAGTTTAACACTGATAAAGAATAAACTGATTTATGTGTTTAGCTGTTATTTCAGTGCATTGTGTATTTTGTACCCCCACCTCCACAGCCCAAGTGATGgctgtgtgggtgtgtgtgaaCACTTTTTTTGCATCCTTCAATTCGCGTAGCATGTAAAAGAGGTTATATCATCTTATTTAAGAATACAATACCATTGTCgggtatttttcttattgacgtttttcatacttttaCACACTTGCCCCAGGAGAAAGttgaatttgcaactattgaaatttatgtgATATTTCTTGATGAGCTGCTTGTAAGTTACCTTTTTGACGAGAAACATGTAGTGTAGACAAACTATATAAGTTGGAGAATTCAATGGTCATCCCAAACCCTAGTGACAGAGGAGATTACAATTTGAAAAGGTTCATGTTAGCCAAAAGTCAAGAAACAGATAATATCAGACTGCTACCCTTTGATAACGTAATGTAACCTCAAAATTCAGGGTCATCAAATAATAGGcaatttttcacttttatctTCGCCCTTTAGATTTTTCTCTCAATTGTTTGGTCACCATC
This genomic interval carries:
- the LOC101218476 gene encoding proteasome subunit alpha type-5, whose product is MFLTRTEYDRGVNTFSPEGRLFQVEYAIEAIKLGSTAIGLKTKEGVVLAVEKRITSPLLEPSSVEKIMEIDEHIGCAMSGLIADAHTLVEHARVETQNHRFSYGEPMTVESTTQALCDLALRFGEGDEESMSRPFGVALLIAGHDEKGPSLFYTDPSGTFWQCNAKAIGSGSEGADSSLQEQYNKDLTLQEAETIALSILKQVMEEKVTPSNVDIAKVSPTYHLYTPAEVEAVISRL